The Salegentibacter mishustinae genome includes a window with the following:
- a CDS encoding DMT family transporter has protein sequence MPLEKLKWVYLVILSIVWGSSFILIKKGLVGLSAIEVGSFRIIFAAVFLILIGFRSILKIKKRQWKWMVISGLLGNFFPVYLFSFAETEIDSAIASILNAATPLMTLIFGALFFKAVFNQNKILGVVIGLLGTAGLILSGASINPDQNYLYSLLIIIAASCYAMNVNILKTHMSDISPLAIAAGSFTVLLLPTLVILYFSGFFERDLSNIALQQSIGYVAILGVIGTGVAMIIFNKLVQISDPVFTTSVTYTIPVVALGWGILDGEVFSAWQLISAFVILLGVFIVNRSKKVFSKFRKQAT, from the coding sequence ATGCCTTTGGAAAAATTAAAGTGGGTTTACCTGGTTATTCTTTCTATTGTTTGGGGAAGTTCCTTTATTCTTATTAAAAAGGGCCTGGTAGGTTTGTCGGCCATAGAAGTCGGGTCATTCCGAATAATTTTTGCCGCTGTTTTTCTTATTCTTATTGGGTTTAGATCTATCTTGAAGATCAAGAAGAGGCAATGGAAATGGATGGTGATATCGGGGTTGCTGGGGAACTTCTTTCCGGTTTATCTTTTCTCTTTTGCGGAAACCGAAATTGACAGCGCTATTGCTTCTATTTTAAATGCTGCTACGCCTTTAATGACGCTTATTTTTGGAGCCTTATTTTTTAAGGCGGTATTTAATCAGAATAAAATATTGGGAGTCGTAATTGGTCTTTTAGGTACGGCCGGTTTAATTTTAAGTGGTGCCAGTATTAATCCAGATCAGAATTATCTTTATTCACTTTTAATAATTATCGCTGCTTCTTGTTATGCGATGAATGTAAATATCCTTAAAACCCATATGAGTGATATTAGTCCGCTAGCAATTGCAGCGGGAAGTTTCACTGTTTTGCTATTGCCTACTTTGGTGATTTTATATTTTTCGGGATTCTTTGAACGCGATCTTTCTAATATCGCACTGCAACAATCTATAGGCTATGTTGCTATTTTAGGGGTGATTGGAACCGGAGTGGCCATGATAATTTTTAATAAACTGGTGCAGATCTCAGACCCGGTTTTTACTACTTCTGTAACCTATACTATTCCGGTAGTCGCTTTAGGTTGGGGAATTTTAGATGGTGAGGTTTTTAGTGCCTGGCAGTTAATTTCAGCTTTTGTAATCTTACTAGGGGTGTTTATTGTAAACCGATCTAAAAAAGTGTTTTCTAAGTTTAGAAAACAGGCTACATAA
- the gldD gene encoding gliding motility lipoprotein GldD encodes MRKYAFVLVLLMLMGCGEDAATPKPRAFLSLNYPEAKYEPTNLNCPYNFEINTLSEIKASLNNIPCWIDLEYNELNGTIFVTYQPINNNLDSLLADAQKLPLQHTIKADAIEGDVYTNEVQDVYGMFYEVSGDAASQAQFYLTDSVNHFVTASAYFRTKPNYDSIIPAADYLKKDMKHMIETFRWKD; translated from the coding sequence ATGAGGAAATATGCATTTGTCTTAGTATTGTTGATGCTTATGGGTTGCGGGGAAGATGCGGCAACACCAAAGCCGCGCGCCTTTTTATCTCTCAATTATCCTGAAGCTAAATACGAGCCTACAAATCTTAATTGCCCATATAATTTTGAAATCAATACCCTGTCTGAAATTAAAGCTTCCCTAAATAATATTCCTTGTTGGATAGACCTGGAATACAATGAACTTAACGGAACCATATTTGTAACGTATCAGCCAATTAATAATAACCTGGATTCTTTATTAGCAGATGCGCAAAAACTCCCTTTGCAACATACTATAAAAGCCGATGCTATTGAAGGTGATGTTTATACAAATGAGGTTCAGGATGTTTATGGGATGTTTTATGAGGTTTCTGGTGATGCGGCTTCCCAGGCACAGTTTTACTTAACCGATAGTGTGAATCACTTTGTGACGGCTTCAGCTTACTTTAGAACCAAACCCAACTACGATTCGATTATTCCTGCAGCCGATTATCTGAAAAAAGATATGAAGCATATGATTGAAACCTTCCGCTGGAAAGATTAA
- a CDS encoding gliding motility-associated protein GldE — MDSEPPSLFLFWAAFDFTQLFSYLVLLLLLLCSALISGAEVAFFSLTPADVIAEDGKRSKAQQIVVDLLDKPKKLLATILVANNFINIAIVLLFDNLADELFGGMNTVFYGINFKFLIEVGIVTFIILLFGEILPKVYASRNNVLFSNFMARPLNFLDTIFTPLSGPMRAVTIFMHNRLGKQRSFISIDHLSQALELTSEEDTTQEEQKILQGIVSFGNTDTKQVMRPRMDIFALNESQTYKEIIPEIIDRGYSRIPVYRENIDNVIGILYVKDLLPFLDEKDFDWTSLLREPYFVPENKKLDDLLNDFKTKKNHLAIVVDEYGGTSGLISLEDIIEEIVGDISDEFDDEDLVYSKLDENTYVFEGKTPLKDFYKIVKIEDPQAFEERKGEADTLAGFLLEISGGFPRRNDVIYFLNYSFTVEVLDNKRLKQIKLNISPVEV; from the coding sequence TTGGATTCAGAACCTCCCAGTTTATTTTTGTTTTGGGCCGCTTTTGATTTTACGCAGCTATTTAGCTATTTAGTTTTATTGCTGCTTTTACTTTGTTCAGCCTTAATTTCTGGGGCTGAAGTAGCATTCTTTTCGTTAACACCCGCCGATGTAATTGCTGAAGACGGGAAGCGTAGCAAGGCGCAACAAATTGTGGTAGATCTCTTAGATAAACCTAAAAAGTTGCTGGCTACCATTCTTGTGGCCAATAATTTTATCAATATAGCCATAGTGCTACTATTTGATAATCTCGCCGATGAACTTTTTGGCGGAATGAATACGGTATTCTACGGCATCAACTTTAAATTTCTTATTGAAGTTGGTATAGTGACATTTATAATTCTACTTTTTGGTGAAATTTTACCGAAAGTTTACGCCAGTAGAAACAATGTGCTATTTTCCAATTTTATGGCGCGCCCCTTAAATTTTCTCGATACTATTTTTACTCCGTTAAGTGGCCCAATGCGTGCGGTAACTATATTTATGCACAATCGTCTTGGGAAGCAGCGGTCATTTATAAGTATAGATCATTTGTCGCAGGCTTTAGAGCTTACCAGTGAGGAAGATACCACCCAGGAAGAGCAAAAGATATTGCAGGGCATTGTTTCTTTTGGGAATACCGATACCAAACAGGTAATGCGCCCCAGGATGGATATTTTTGCTTTAAATGAAAGCCAGACGTACAAAGAAATTATTCCTGAAATTATAGATAGAGGTTACTCCAGGATCCCGGTTTATCGGGAAAATATAGACAATGTAATTGGTATTTTATACGTTAAAGATTTGCTGCCATTTCTTGACGAAAAAGATTTTGACTGGACGAGCTTGCTTAGGGAGCCTTATTTTGTTCCCGAAAATAAAAAGCTGGACGATTTATTGAATGATTTTAAGACTAAAAAGAATCACCTGGCAATTGTGGTAGACGAATATGGCGGTACCAGCGGATTGATCTCTTTGGAAGATATTATTGAAGAAATTGTAGGAGATATTAGCGATGAGTTCGACGATGAAGATTTGGTGTACTCCAAATTAGATGAAAATACTTATGTTTTTGAAGGGAAAACTCCGTTAAAAGATTTTTATAAAATAGTGAAAATTGAAGATCCTCAAGCCTTTGAAGAAAGAAAGGGGGAAGCTGATACTCTTGCTGGATTTCTTTTAGAAATTTCAGGAGGATTTCCCAGGAGAAACGATGTGATCTATTTCTTGAATTATAGTTTTACGGTAGAGGTTTTGGATAATAAACGTCTTAAACAGATAAAACTAAATATCTCTCCGGTTGAAGTGTAG
- a CDS encoding single-stranded DNA-binding protein, producing MTGTLNKVMLIGHTGDDVKMHYFEGGGAIGRFPLATNETYTNRTTNERVTNTEWHNIVVRNKAAEVCEKYLKKGDKVYIEGRIKTRKWQDDQGNDRYTTEIQCTEFTFLTPKGENEGGGNMQQQNSPAQSQQNTPKNDNFANQSMAKEEEEDDLPF from the coding sequence ATGACAGGTACATTAAACAAAGTAATGCTGATTGGGCATACGGGAGACGACGTGAAAATGCATTATTTTGAAGGCGGTGGCGCAATTGGGCGTTTTCCGCTGGCTACCAACGAAACTTATACTAACCGTACAACCAACGAGCGCGTTACCAATACCGAGTGGCATAATATAGTGGTGCGTAATAAAGCTGCTGAGGTTTGCGAGAAATACCTTAAAAAAGGTGATAAGGTTTATATTGAGGGTAGAATTAAAACCCGAAAATGGCAGGACGACCAGGGAAATGATCGTTACACCACCGAAATACAGTGTACAGAGTTTACCTTTTTAACTCCAAAAGGAGAGAATGAAGGTGGTGGAAATATGCAGCAGCAAAATTCCCCTGCTCAAAGTCAACAAAACACGCCTAAAAATGATAATTTTGCCAATCAATCTATGGCAAAAGAAGAAGAGGAAGACGATTTGCCTTTCTAA
- the mutY gene encoding A/G-specific adenine glycosylase, translating into MVFSKVLIDWYLKNKRELPWRKTSDPYHIWLSEIMLQQTRIEQGLPYYQRFISAFPSVFDLAAAPQEKVLKLWQGLGYYSRARNLHESAKYVAEELNGVFPGSYKELKELKGVGDYTAAAIASICYNEPVAVVDGNVYRVLSRFFDIETPINSTAGIKEFKALASELLDEKDPPSFNQALMEFGALQCKPRNPLCETCPLSSGCLALQKNKIKDLPVKLKKTKVIKRYFNYLVVYSQENKTLLQQRTGKGIWNGLYEFPLIETEKPVSEGAFPSEEKINEILGVQELSLQLHNKKPVVHKLSHQHIYTHFWWVKAESVGEEGIPVKNVKDYPVPVLIANFLEETALETYSL; encoded by the coding sequence ATGGTTTTCTCTAAAGTATTGATTGATTGGTATTTAAAAAATAAACGCGAATTGCCCTGGCGCAAAACCAGCGACCCATATCATATTTGGTTGAGTGAAATTATGCTTCAGCAAACTAGAATAGAGCAGGGTTTGCCCTATTATCAGCGTTTTATATCTGCATTTCCCAGTGTTTTTGATCTTGCTGCAGCGCCGCAGGAAAAAGTGCTTAAACTATGGCAGGGTTTGGGTTATTATTCTCGCGCCAGAAATCTTCATGAGAGCGCTAAATACGTAGCTGAAGAGCTCAATGGCGTTTTCCCGGGTTCTTATAAAGAACTCAAAGAACTAAAAGGGGTTGGCGATTATACCGCTGCCGCCATTGCTTCTATTTGTTATAATGAGCCCGTTGCGGTAGTAGATGGGAATGTTTATCGGGTTCTATCTCGGTTTTTTGATATAGAAACTCCAATAAATTCAACAGCCGGCATCAAGGAATTCAAGGCTCTTGCTTCAGAATTGTTGGATGAAAAGGATCCTCCCAGTTTTAATCAGGCTTTAATGGAATTTGGTGCGCTTCAGTGCAAACCTCGAAATCCGCTTTGTGAAACTTGTCCTTTAAGTTCAGGTTGTTTGGCTTTACAGAAGAATAAGATTAAAGACCTGCCGGTTAAACTGAAGAAAACTAAAGTGATAAAACGCTACTTTAATTATTTAGTGGTTTATTCTCAAGAAAATAAAACCCTGCTTCAGCAAAGAACGGGAAAGGGAATTTGGAACGGATTATATGAGTTCCCATTAATTGAAACCGAAAAACCGGTGAGCGAAGGCGCTTTTCCTTCCGAAGAAAAAATAAACGAAATTCTTGGAGTCCAGGAATTATCGCTGCAGCTTCATAATAAAAAACCCGTGGTACATAAGCTTTCGCATCAGCATATTTATACGCATTTTTGGTGGGTGAAAGCTGAGAGCGTGGGAGAAGAGGGAATTCCTGTAAAGAATGTGAAAGATTACCCTGTACCGGTTTTAATTGCTAATTTCCTTGAGGAAACTGCGCTGGAAACCTATTCCTTATAA
- a CDS encoding HU family DNA-binding protein, with product MLNSTKMTKADIVANISEKLGMEKGDVQATIETFMDEVKTSLESGDNVYLRGFGSFVVKTRAEKTGRNISKNTTIKIPAHNIPAFKPAKIFVEGVKTNVEVK from the coding sequence ATATTAAATAGTACGAAAATGACGAAAGCAGATATTGTAGCAAACATTTCAGAAAAATTAGGAATGGAAAAAGGTGATGTCCAGGCTACTATTGAAACCTTCATGGATGAGGTTAAAACTTCATTAGAAAGTGGAGATAACGTATATTTAAGAGGATTTGGAAGCTTTGTTGTAAAAACAAGAGCCGAAAAAACCGGAAGAAATATCTCTAAAAACACAACTATTAAAATCCCTGCACACAACATTCCGGCTTTTAAACCAGCCAAAATATTTGTTGAAGGGGTAAAAACTAACGTAGAAGTTAAGTAA
- a CDS encoding Rne/Rng family ribonuclease has protein sequence MDKELIIRSGTSAVDFALQKDGKLIELNKEEDSNKFNVGDIFIAKIRKAVPGLNAAFVNVGYEKDGFLHYHDLGPQVSSMLKFIKRVSTGKLKDYSLKNFTFEKDIDKDGVITDVLKSNQSLLVQVVKEPISTKGPRISSELSIAGRYIVLVPFSNRISVSQKIESKEEKDRLKRLVKSIKPKGFGIIVRTVAEGKKVAELDKDLQNLMGRWTGMCKKMYKPHHPSKVLGELNRASSLLRDIFNDSFTSIIVDDETLYTQIKDYVGEIAPSKESIVKLYQSNVPIFEKHGIERQIKTSFGRTVSMSKGAYLVIEHTEAMHVIDVNSGNRSNKSRNQEDTALEVNMISATEIARQLRLRDMGGIIVVDFIDMGKAENRKTLFDHLRNEMSDDRAKHKILPPSKFGLIQITRQRVRPEMNIKTREDNPNGDGEIEAPILLINKMKTDLEKLIKKDHKKITLSAHPFIAAFLTKGFPSPRSQWFLDHKRWVKILPRDAYTYMEYHFHDKEGNEIL, from the coding sequence GTGGACAAAGAATTAATTATCAGGTCCGGAACCTCTGCTGTAGATTTTGCCTTACAAAAAGATGGAAAACTTATTGAACTCAACAAAGAAGAAGACAGCAACAAATTTAATGTTGGTGATATTTTTATTGCCAAGATTAGAAAAGCTGTACCTGGGTTAAATGCTGCATTTGTAAATGTTGGCTACGAGAAAGATGGTTTTTTACACTATCACGATCTCGGCCCCCAGGTATCTTCCATGCTTAAGTTCATAAAACGTGTAAGCACAGGTAAATTAAAAGATTATTCCTTAAAGAATTTTACATTCGAAAAGGATATTGACAAAGACGGCGTAATTACCGATGTCTTAAAGTCAAATCAGTCGCTACTGGTTCAGGTTGTTAAAGAACCTATTTCTACCAAAGGCCCCAGGATAAGTTCAGAGCTTTCTATTGCGGGTCGTTATATAGTACTGGTACCTTTTTCTAATCGTATTTCAGTTTCACAAAAAATTGAAAGTAAAGAAGAAAAGGACCGGTTAAAAAGATTGGTAAAAAGCATTAAGCCCAAAGGTTTTGGGATTATTGTTAGAACCGTAGCCGAAGGCAAAAAAGTAGCAGAGCTGGACAAAGACCTTCAAAATTTGATGGGTCGCTGGACAGGAATGTGCAAGAAGATGTATAAGCCGCATCACCCCTCTAAAGTACTAGGAGAATTAAACAGGGCTTCTTCCCTGCTAAGAGACATCTTTAATGACTCTTTTACTTCTATTATTGTAGACGACGAGACGCTTTATACACAAATTAAAGACTATGTGGGCGAGATCGCCCCGAGTAAAGAATCGATTGTTAAATTATATCAATCTAATGTTCCAATTTTTGAAAAACACGGTATCGAAAGACAAATAAAAACTTCATTTGGGCGCACCGTCTCTATGAGTAAAGGCGCCTACCTGGTAATAGAACATACCGAAGCTATGCACGTTATAGACGTAAATAGCGGTAATCGTTCTAACAAATCAAGAAACCAGGAAGATACTGCGTTAGAGGTGAACATGATTAGCGCCACAGAAATAGCCCGGCAATTAAGATTGCGAGATATGGGTGGCATAATCGTAGTAGACTTCATAGACATGGGCAAGGCTGAAAACCGCAAGACCCTGTTTGATCACCTTAGGAACGAAATGAGTGACGACCGTGCAAAACATAAGATTTTGCCACCGAGTAAATTCGGGTTGATACAAATTACAAGACAACGCGTAAGGCCGGAAATGAATATTAAAACCCGTGAGGACAATCCTAACGGCGATGGTGAAATTGAAGCACCAATACTTTTAATAAACAAAATGAAAACCGACCTGGAAAAACTTATAAAGAAAGATCATAAAAAGATCACTTTGAGTGCGCATCCATTTATTGCAGCCTTTTTAACAAAAGGCTTTCCATCTCCCCGCTCGCAATGGTTTTTAGACCATAAGCGATGGGTGAAAATTTTACCTAGAGACGCTTACACGTACATGGAATATCATTTTCACGATAAAGAAGGAAATGAAATCCTTTAA
- a CDS encoding regulatory protein RecX gives MQFCAYRDRSHKEVEEKLGKMNMIPAAQEQIIIQLMQEDFLNEERFARSFVRGKFRIKKWGKIKIKQELKFREISAPIIKSALTEIDQQRYIATLYELAEKKLKLLKEPDKFKKKRKLADFLLRKGYESNLVYEATNELLE, from the coding sequence ATGCAGTTCTGCGCTTACCGTGATCGTTCTCACAAAGAAGTTGAAGAAAAACTAGGTAAAATGAATATGATCCCTGCTGCGCAGGAACAGATCATCATTCAGCTGATGCAGGAAGACTTTTTAAATGAAGAACGTTTTGCAAGAAGTTTTGTAAGAGGAAAGTTTAGAATAAAAAAATGGGGAAAAATAAAGATCAAGCAGGAATTGAAATTCAGGGAAATTTCTGCCCCAATAATAAAAAGCGCCCTTACCGAAATAGACCAGCAAAGATATATCGCCACATTATACGAACTGGCAGAGAAGAAACTAAAGCTTTTAAAAGAACCCGATAAATTTAAAAAGAAGCGCAAATTGGCCGATTTCCTGCTTCGCAAAGGTTATGAAAGTAATTTGGTTTACGAAGCAACAAACGAGCTCTTAGAGTGA
- a CDS encoding cupin-like domain-containing protein: MMEKEESLHLEPISRLKTISKKDFLENYVRPQKPVVIEHLIDEWPATQKWDLDYISEVAGEKVVPLYDDRPITSEQKFNEPHTKMKMADYIDLLKSKPTNYRIFLYHLLKEVPVLQKDFRFPDLGLRFIKQLPTLFFGGENSKVFMHYDIDFANILHFHFHGKKRCIIYPPSEGKYLYKVPHALISREDIDFNNPDFKKFPVLKKAKGYVTELKHGEALYMPEGYWHQMTYLTPGFSMSLRATPRTLTNFSKAVYNLLVMRNFDNYMRKLKGQKWIDYKNEQAIERTHKKNKV, translated from the coding sequence ATGATGGAGAAAGAAGAAAGCTTACATTTAGAACCCATATCGAGGCTTAAGACTATTTCTAAGAAAGATTTTTTAGAAAATTATGTGCGGCCCCAAAAACCTGTGGTTATTGAGCATTTAATAGACGAGTGGCCGGCTACACAAAAATGGGATTTAGATTATATTAGCGAGGTTGCGGGAGAAAAGGTAGTGCCGCTTTATGACGATCGTCCAATAACGTCTGAGCAAAAATTCAACGAGCCACATACAAAGATGAAGATGGCAGATTATATAGATCTGCTAAAATCAAAACCTACAAATTACCGTATTTTCCTTTATCATTTATTAAAAGAAGTGCCTGTTTTACAGAAGGATTTTCGCTTTCCAGATCTCGGGCTTAGGTTTATAAAGCAGTTGCCTACTTTATTTTTTGGCGGGGAGAATTCTAAAGTCTTTATGCATTACGATATTGATTTTGCGAATATCCTTCATTTTCATTTCCACGGAAAAAAACGCTGTATAATTTATCCGCCTTCAGAAGGCAAATATTTATATAAAGTCCCTCACGCTCTAATTTCTCGTGAAGACATAGATTTCAATAACCCCGATTTTAAAAAATTCCCGGTTCTAAAAAAAGCGAAAGGTTATGTGACTGAATTGAAACATGGTGAGGCATTGTATATGCCTGAAGGATACTGGCACCAAATGACCTATCTAACTCCAGGTTTTTCTATGAGTCTAAGAGCAACTCCAAGAACGCTTACCAATTTTTCTAAAGCCGTTTATAATTTGTTGGTGATGCGTAATTTTGATAACTATATGCGTAAACTAAAAGGGCAAAAGTGGATAGATTATAAAAACGAACAGGCAATTGAACGTACGCATAAGAAGAATAAGGTTTAA
- a CDS encoding cupin-like domain-containing protein — protein MKLNLQDIPRVKTLSKEDFLKDYFIPEKPVVFEELSADWPATKKWDFDYFREKAGDVVVPLYDGKPAKGRQSSHGPAKKIPMREYIDILEKGPTDLRMFFFNLLQNCPELIDDFKYPDLGVKFFKKLPVLFVGGEGSSVVMHYDMDLANNFHFNFVGEKRVILYPPSETKFLYHVPHSIVSMEIINMDNPDFEKYPALAKAKGFETTLKHGEALYIPSKWWHFIKYETASLSMTLRSLPQKPGRIAEVLKNLIITRNYDNLMRKIKGQDWIDYKNRKAIENTHRSAGIE, from the coding sequence TTGAAATTGAATCTGCAAGACATACCGCGGGTTAAAACGCTTTCAAAAGAAGATTTTTTGAAAGATTATTTTATTCCCGAAAAACCGGTTGTTTTTGAAGAACTTTCTGCCGACTGGCCAGCCACCAAAAAATGGGATTTTGATTATTTCAGGGAAAAAGCGGGGGATGTTGTAGTACCGCTTTACGATGGGAAACCGGCAAAAGGCAGGCAGAGTTCTCACGGCCCGGCAAAGAAAATTCCTATGCGGGAATACATAGATATTCTTGAAAAAGGACCTACAGATCTTAGGATGTTTTTCTTTAACCTACTGCAAAATTGTCCGGAGTTAATAGATGATTTTAAGTATCCAGATCTTGGTGTGAAATTCTTTAAAAAGTTACCGGTTTTATTTGTTGGGGGAGAGGGTAGTAGCGTGGTGATGCATTATGATATGGATCTTGCTAATAATTTTCATTTCAATTTTGTAGGCGAAAAAAGGGTGATTCTTTATCCGCCTTCAGAAACTAAATTTTTGTATCATGTGCCGCATTCCATAGTAAGTATGGAGATAATAAATATGGATAATCCCGATTTTGAGAAATATCCTGCACTGGCCAAAGCAAAAGGCTTTGAAACTACACTAAAGCACGGGGAGGCTTTATATATTCCCAGTAAATGGTGGCATTTTATAAAGTATGAGACTGCGAGCTTATCAATGACATTGAGGTCTTTGCCGCAAAAACCGGGGCGCATTGCCGAGGTACTCAAAAATTTGATTATTACCCGAAATTACGATAATTTAATGCGTAAGATTAAGGGCCAGGATTGGATAGATTACAAGAATAGAAAAGCGATTGAAAATACGCACAGAAGTGCTGGAATTGAATGA
- the bioB gene encoding biotin synthase BioB — protein sequence MATRHNWTKEEILEIYNKPLMELLYEAATVHRKNHDPNTVQVSTLLSIKTGGCPEDCGYCPQAARYHTDVEGNDLMSVNQVKAQALRAKESGSSRVCMGAAWRNVKDGKEFDSVLEMVRTINKLDMEVCCTLGMITENQAQRLAEAGLYAYNHNLDSSEEYYKEVISTRGYQDRLDTIGNVRKTNVTVCSGGIIGMGESVDDRAGMLVALSTLSPQPESVPINALVPVEGTPMEEQEPVSIWEMVRMVATARIVMPETQVRLSAGRTQMSREGQAMCFFAGANSIFAGDKLLTTPNPDVNEDMELFRSLGLNPQKAFEKKEQPKSVSAEESQYQNLGEKPKWSRPGHKIERNLEAQQKSKAKA from the coding sequence ATGGCCACAAGACATAACTGGACAAAAGAAGAAATTCTCGAGATATATAATAAACCTTTAATGGAGTTGCTTTACGAAGCGGCCACTGTGCATAGGAAAAATCACGATCCTAACACCGTTCAGGTTTCAACTTTACTTTCTATAAAAACCGGCGGTTGCCCGGAAGATTGTGGGTATTGCCCACAGGCAGCAAGATATCATACCGATGTTGAAGGAAACGATCTTATGAGCGTGAACCAGGTAAAAGCCCAGGCCCTACGTGCTAAAGAGTCGGGAAGTTCGCGGGTGTGTATGGGTGCAGCCTGGAGAAACGTAAAGGACGGTAAAGAGTTCGATTCGGTTTTGGAAATGGTAAGAACCATTAATAAACTGGATATGGAGGTTTGCTGTACACTGGGAATGATTACTGAAAACCAGGCGCAGCGACTTGCTGAAGCCGGTTTGTATGCTTACAACCATAATTTAGATTCATCAGAAGAATATTATAAAGAAGTAATTTCTACCCGCGGTTACCAGGATAGACTGGATACCATCGGTAACGTGAGAAAAACCAATGTTACGGTTTGTAGCGGCGGAATTATAGGGATGGGAGAAAGTGTAGATGACAGAGCAGGAATGCTTGTAGCCCTTTCTACATTAAGTCCGCAGCCGGAATCTGTACCAATTAATGCTTTGGTTCCTGTTGAAGGAACGCCGATGGAAGAGCAGGAGCCGGTTTCTATCTGGGAAATGGTAAGAATGGTCGCTACTGCAAGAATTGTAATGCCTGAAACCCAGGTGAGACTTTCTGCCGGAAGAACTCAAATGAGTAGGGAAGGGCAGGCGATGTGTTTCTTTGCTGGTGCAAACTCGATCTTTGCCGGAGATAAACTACTTACAACTCCAAATCCTGATGTAAATGAGGATATGGAATTGTTTAGGTCTTTAGGGTTGAATCCTCAAAAGGCATTTGAGAAAAAAGAACAGCCTAAAAGTGTTTCAGCGGAAGAATCTCAATATCAGAATTTGGGTGAGAAACCAAAATGGTCAAGACCCGGGCATAAGATAGAGCGTAATTTAGAGGCGCAACAAAAGTCAAAAGCCAAGGCGTAA
- a CDS encoding beta-ketoacyl synthase N-terminal-like domain-containing protein, translating into MKSPVFISSLGSVSALGQSPAEIWKNYKNPKHFISKHQFDETEAFAAFLPIEARAAIEALRKENTNYRKLDDSVLFAIFSARKAIKEAGWKNEKNIGVNIGSSRGATGLFEKYHKEFVETGKAATQASPSTTLGNISSWVSQDLQTEGPQFSHSVTCSTGLHAVINAIAWMQAGFADKFLAGGSEAALTPFTIAQMKAMKIYASEDLDFPCRALDMQKMRNSMILGEASGILALENGDSDRAIAKITGFGYATETLKHSVSISANGESLQKAMNMAIGEKELSAIDAVVMHAPGTLKGDLSEVNAIKALFGENTPALTSNKWKLGHTFAASGILNLELAVLMLQHQQFIEVPFSGISKSPSKLENILVNAVGFGGNAVSVLISRK; encoded by the coding sequence TTGAAATCACCGGTATTTATATCTTCACTTGGTTCTGTTTCTGCGCTTGGACAATCTCCGGCAGAAATATGGAAAAACTATAAAAATCCGAAGCATTTTATTTCCAAACATCAGTTTGATGAAACCGAAGCTTTTGCTGCTTTTTTGCCAATAGAAGCCCGGGCTGCTATAGAGGCACTCCGCAAGGAAAACACCAATTATAGAAAACTGGATGATTCGGTTTTATTCGCCATTTTTTCAGCCAGAAAAGCAATTAAAGAGGCTGGTTGGAAAAATGAGAAAAATATTGGGGTCAACATTGGTAGCTCACGTGGTGCTACCGGGTTATTTGAAAAATACCACAAAGAATTTGTAGAAACCGGGAAAGCCGCTACACAGGCTTCGCCTTCTACCACTTTAGGAAATATTTCTTCCTGGGTTTCGCAAGATCTCCAAACAGAGGGCCCGCAGTTTTCTCATAGTGTAACCTGCTCAACCGGTTTACACGCAGTTATAAATGCAATTGCCTGGATGCAGGCCGGCTTTGCCGATAAATTCCTCGCCGGTGGAAGTGAAGCGGCGTTAACCCCATTTACGATTGCCCAAATGAAAGCCATGAAGATCTACGCTTCAGAAGATCTTGATTTTCCCTGTCGCGCTTTGGATATGCAGAAAATGAGAAATTCAATGATTCTTGGAGAAGCTTCAGGAATATTGGCGCTTGAAAATGGAGATTCAGATAGAGCAATTGCTAAAATTACAGGATTTGGCTACGCGACCGAAACTCTAAAACATAGTGTTTCGATTTCAGCCAATGGAGAATCTTTGCAGAAAGCCATGAATATGGCCATTGGAGAGAAAGAACTTTCAGCAATTGACGCGGTAGTAATGCACGCGCCCGGAACCTTAAAAGGAGACCTTTCAGAAGTAAATGCTATAAAGGCACTTTTTGGTGAAAATACTCCAGCATTGACCAGCAATAAATGGAAATTGGGACATACGTTTGCAGCTTCAGGAATTCTTAATTTAGAACTGGCGGTTTTAATGCTTCAGCATCAGCAATTTATTGAGGTGCCTTTTTCAGGAATCAGTAAATCACCTTCAAAATTGGAAAATATATTGGTAAACGCTGTTGGTTTCGGTGGGAACGCAGTTTCTGTATTAATAAGCCGAAAATGA